One Streptomyces sp. L2 genomic window carries:
- a CDS encoding FAD-dependent oxidoreductase: MEHEPGDDVIVVGGGVVGLTTAVVLAESGRRVRVWAREPAERTTSAVAGALWWPYRIEPKPLVGAWALESLAVYEELAGRPGETGVRLVDGLCAGVRLGELGEWAGRVPGLRTESGGLAARLPLIDMPVHLTWLRERLARAGGSVEEREVTDLAGVPAGVVVNCTGLGARSLVPDPAVRPVRGQLVVVANPGITTWYTSAGPASAASTYFFPQPGGLVLGGTAEEDAWSLEPDPATASAIVARCAAVRPEIAGARILAHRVGLRPVRDTVRLERRPLPDGRTLVHNYGHGGAGVTVAWGCAREAAGLAGPAA, from the coding sequence ATGGAACACGAGCCGGGTGACGATGTGATCGTGGTCGGTGGCGGGGTCGTCGGGCTGACGACGGCCGTCGTGCTGGCCGAGTCGGGCCGCCGGGTGCGGGTGTGGGCGCGGGAGCCCGCCGAGCGGACGACCTCGGCGGTCGCCGGTGCGCTGTGGTGGCCGTACCGCATCGAACCGAAACCCCTGGTCGGGGCGTGGGCGCTGGAGAGCCTCGCCGTGTACGAGGAGTTGGCGGGCCGGCCCGGGGAGACGGGCGTCCGGCTGGTCGACGGTCTGTGCGCGGGGGTGCGGCTCGGCGAGCTGGGCGAGTGGGCCGGGCGGGTGCCGGGGCTGCGGACGGAGTCCGGCGGGCTGGCCGCCCGGCTGCCACTGATCGACATGCCGGTGCATCTGACGTGGCTGCGGGAGCGGCTCGCGAGGGCCGGGGGCTCGGTCGAGGAGCGGGAGGTGACGGACCTGGCGGGGGTGCCGGCCGGGGTCGTCGTCAACTGCACGGGTCTGGGCGCCCGTTCGCTGGTGCCCGACCCCGCCGTACGGCCCGTGCGCGGTCAGCTGGTCGTCGTGGCGAACCCGGGGATCACGACCTGGTACACGTCCGCCGGTCCCGCCTCGGCCGCGTCCACCTACTTCTTCCCGCAGCCGGGCGGGCTGGTCCTCGGTGGTACGGCGGAGGAGGACGCCTGGTCGCTGGAGCCCGATCCGGCGACCGCCTCGGCGATCGTCGCGCGGTGCGCGGCGGTCCGCCCGGAGATCGCCGGCGCCCGGATCCTGGCTCACCGGGTGGGCCTGCGGCCGGTCCGGGACACGGTACGGCTGGAGCGGCGGCCCCTGCCGGACGGCCGCACCCTGGTGCACAACTACGGGCATGGCGGCGCCGGGGTCACGGTGGCGTGGGGCTGCGCCCGCGAGGCGGCCGGCCTGGCGGGCCCGGCCGCCTGA
- a CDS encoding MerR family transcriptional regulator produces the protein MTTDARTGAPTGAPDAEETALTIDELAARAGVTVRTVRFYGSRGLLPPPVIGPRRVGRYGPGHLARLALIEELQRQGMTLAAIERYLRQLPADLSPHDLAIHRAVVASWAPDVVETLPRAELERRAGRPLDDTDLQRLAAMNVVLTEDDDTASGGGAAADRADTVRVDAGLLRLGVQLLDVPLSQEVILAAREVLAEHSRAAAHELARLFRGEVAERDARDVKSLSAHMHPLVVQALLTTFQRSLREELGEWLAGSDAG, from the coding sequence ATGACGACCGACGCGAGGACCGGTGCCCCGACCGGCGCGCCCGACGCCGAGGAGACGGCCCTCACCATCGACGAGCTGGCCGCCCGGGCCGGCGTCACGGTCCGGACCGTCCGCTTCTACGGCAGCAGGGGGCTGCTGCCGCCGCCGGTGATCGGCCCGCGCCGGGTGGGGCGCTACGGGCCGGGGCACCTGGCACGGCTGGCGCTGATCGAGGAGCTGCAGCGGCAGGGCATGACGCTGGCGGCGATCGAGCGGTACCTGCGGCAGCTGCCGGCGGACCTCTCCCCGCACGACCTGGCCATCCACCGCGCGGTGGTCGCCTCCTGGGCCCCGGACGTGGTGGAGACGCTCCCACGCGCGGAGCTGGAGCGGCGGGCCGGCCGGCCACTCGACGACACGGACCTTCAGCGGCTGGCGGCGATGAACGTCGTCCTCACGGAGGACGACGACACGGCCTCGGGCGGCGGCGCGGCGGCCGACCGTGCCGACACGGTCCGGGTCGACGCCGGGCTGTTGCGGCTCGGTGTCCAGCTCCTGGACGTGCCGCTGTCGCAGGAGGTGATCCTCGCGGCGCGCGAGGTGCTCGCCGAGCATTCGCGCGCCGCGGCCCACGAGCTGGCCCGGCTCTTCCGCGGCGAGGTCGCGGAGCGTGACGCCCGGGACGTGAAGTCCCTGTCGGCGCACATGCACCCGCTGGTGGTGCAGGCGCTGCTGACCACGTTCCAGCGGTCGCTGCGGGAAGAGCTGGGCGAGTGGCTCGCGGGGTCAGACGCGGGCTGA
- a CDS encoding M1 family metallopeptidase, which produces MHRRIFVPGALAAASLMLAIPASAASYTPGAPGIGDPYYPYYGNGGYDVSHYDLRLRYQPETDELQGTATVLARTTQDLSSFDLDFLLDVSEVRVNGAKAAFTHTGEHEFVVTPKRPLAKGTPITVVVRYSGVPSTKSAYGFTTWHRTPDGAVAADEPEAAWWWFPSNDHPSDKATYDVSVAVPDGTQAISNGTLQSTSSQRGWTRYSWRQNKPQATYLATLALGRFDITTSTSDGGIPVINAYSTDLGDNDDAARASVERTGEIVDWLSDWFGPYPFSTAGGYVPNTTTGYALETASRVYYSPKQFAKGSNVSVVVHELAHQWYGDDVSVKDWKDIWLNEGFATYAQWLWSEHEGEGTTRELADYVYASHPADDPFWTVAPGDPGADHQFDDAVYDRGAAAIQALRDEVGDTAFFAILKGWPKEHAYGNASVADFERYAEEVSGKPLAGLFDTWLFQPSKPAASAARSLAKGGDGAGTSVTRPKSWQSIEAAHGGHGH; this is translated from the coding sequence GTGCACCGCAGAATCTTCGTGCCGGGCGCTCTCGCGGCGGCCTCCCTGATGCTGGCGATCCCGGCATCGGCCGCGAGCTACACCCCCGGCGCGCCGGGCATCGGCGACCCCTACTACCCGTACTACGGCAACGGCGGCTACGACGTCTCGCACTACGACCTGAGGCTGCGCTACCAGCCGGAGACGGACGAACTGCAGGGCACGGCGACCGTCCTGGCCCGGACCACGCAGGACCTGTCCAGCTTCGACCTGGACTTCCTGCTGGACGTGAGCGAGGTGCGGGTCAACGGCGCGAAGGCGGCGTTCACGCACACCGGCGAGCACGAATTCGTCGTCACCCCGAAGCGGCCGCTGGCCAAGGGCACGCCGATCACGGTCGTGGTCCGCTACAGCGGGGTACCGTCGACGAAGAGCGCGTACGGCTTCACCACCTGGCACCGCACGCCGGACGGGGCGGTCGCCGCCGACGAGCCCGAGGCGGCCTGGTGGTGGTTCCCGAGCAACGACCACCCGAGCGACAAGGCCACCTACGACGTGTCGGTGGCCGTGCCGGACGGCACTCAGGCGATCTCCAACGGCACGCTGCAGTCGACGAGTTCGCAGCGCGGCTGGACCCGCTACAGCTGGCGGCAGAACAAGCCGCAGGCGACGTATCTGGCCACGCTCGCGCTGGGGAGGTTCGACATCACCACCAGCACCTCCGACGGGGGCATCCCGGTGATCAACGCCTACAGCACGGACCTCGGCGACAACGACGACGCGGCCCGGGCGAGCGTGGAGCGCACCGGGGAGATCGTCGACTGGCTGAGCGACTGGTTCGGGCCGTATCCGTTCAGCACGGCCGGCGGGTACGTGCCGAACACCACCACCGGGTACGCGCTGGAGACGGCAAGCCGGGTGTACTACAGCCCGAAGCAGTTCGCGAAGGGCTCCAACGTCTCCGTGGTCGTGCACGAACTCGCCCACCAGTGGTACGGCGACGACGTGTCGGTCAAGGACTGGAAGGACATCTGGCTCAACGAGGGCTTCGCCACGTACGCGCAGTGGCTGTGGTCGGAGCACGAGGGCGAGGGCACCACGCGGGAACTCGCCGACTACGTGTACGCCTCGCACCCGGCCGACGACCCGTTCTGGACGGTCGCGCCCGGCGACCCGGGCGCCGACCACCAGTTCGACGACGCCGTGTACGACCGGGGCGCCGCCGCCATCCAGGCGCTGCGGGACGAGGTCGGCGACACCGCGTTCTTCGCCATCCTCAAGGGCTGGCCGAAGGAGCACGCGTACGGCAACGCCTCCGTGGCCGACTTCGAGCGGTACGCCGAGGAGGTGTCCGGCAAGCCGCTGGCAGGCCTCTTCGACACGTGGCTGTTCCAGCCGTCGAAGCCGGCGGCGTCCGCCGCGCGTTCCCTGGCGAAGGGCGGCGACGGTGCGGGCACGTCGGTGACCAGGCCGAAGTCGTGGCAGAGCATCGAGGCGGCCCACGGCGGCCACGGCCACTGA
- a CDS encoding PfkB family carbohydrate kinase, with amino-acid sequence MSRRRADVLVVGGAGVDTIVCVPVLPLPYADSYMIDSGIRTRAGQTGDFVAVGLSALGLVTHHIDLLGDDPEGDLVRDLHRERGIALTAIPQPAGTKRAVNLVSPDGRRLSLYDTSRADPGDRFPEGTLRELAAGARHVHLTITQPGAHALPVLRDTGVPLSTDLHDWDGENPYHVPFAHAADVVFLSAAALTDPERTMRHIAERGRAETVVATAGAEGAYLLADGELTRVPAVTPPAPVVDSNGAGDAFAAAFLYGRLTGEPPRRCALFGAVAGAYACTVPATRADAMGRDALIEQAAAAADR; translated from the coding sequence ATGAGCCGCCGACGGGCAGACGTGCTGGTGGTGGGTGGGGCCGGGGTGGACACGATCGTGTGCGTTCCCGTGCTGCCGTTGCCGTATGCGGACAGTTACATGATCGACTCTGGGATCCGGACCCGGGCCGGGCAGACCGGGGACTTCGTCGCCGTGGGGCTGAGTGCGCTCGGGCTGGTCACGCACCACATCGATCTGCTCGGGGACGATCCCGAGGGCGACCTCGTGCGTGACCTGCACCGGGAGCGGGGCATCGCGCTCACCGCGATCCCGCAGCCCGCCGGGACCAAACGGGCGGTCAACCTGGTGAGCCCGGACGGCCGCCGGCTGTCGCTGTACGACACCAGCCGCGCCGACCCCGGCGACCGCTTCCCCGAGGGCACCTTGCGTGAACTGGCCGCCGGCGCCCGGCACGTGCACCTCACCATCACCCAGCCCGGCGCCCACGCCCTGCCCGTGCTCCGGGACACCGGCGTGCCCCTCTCCACCGACCTGCACGACTGGGACGGTGAGAACCCGTACCACGTGCCGTTCGCCCACGCGGCGGACGTCGTCTTCCTCTCGGCCGCCGCCCTGACCGACCCCGAGCGCACGATGCGGCACATCGCCGAACGGGGCCGCGCCGAGACGGTCGTCGCCACCGCCGGCGCCGAGGGCGCGTACCTGCTGGCGGACGGCGAGCTGACCCGCGTACCGGCCGTGACCCCGCCCGCGCCGGTGGTCGACTCCAACGGCGCGGGCGACGCCTTCGCCGCCGCGTTCCTCTACGGCCGCCTCACCGGCGAACCGCCCCGGCGGTGCGCCCTGTTCGGGGCCGTCGCCGGGGCGTACGCGTGCACCGTCCCGGCCACCCGCGCGGACGCGATGGGCCGGGACGCCCTGATCGAGCAGGCGGCCGCCGCAGCGGACCGGTGA
- a CDS encoding ABC-F family ATP-binding cassette domain-containing protein — MTATLVAKNLAAGHGDRSLFAGLDLVVAPGDVIGLVGANGAGKSTLLRMLAGLTPPEQGELRCSPPTAAVGHLPQEPERRPGETVREFLARRTGVAEAQRVMDEATQALVDSAPGADDAYAASLERWLDLGGADLEERAEEVADSLGLAVGLDQPMTSLSGGQAARAGLASLLLSRYDVFLLDEPTNDLDLDGLERLERFVTGLRAGTVVVSHDREFLTRTVTKVLELDLAQRQINLYGGGYEAYLEERDVARRHAREEFEEYADKRAALQDRAQMQRSWMDKGVKNARRKAGNDNDKIGRKFRSEASEKQAAKARQTQRMIERLEVVEEPRKEWELRMEIAAAPRSGAVVATLRDAEVRRGDFTFGPVSLQIDWADRVAVTGANGAGKSTLLGALLGRVPLDAGHAALGPGVVVGEVDQARGLFFGGESLLDAFQAAVPDTEPAEVRTLLAKFGLKAAHVLRPAATLSPGERTRAALALLQGRGVNLLVLDEPTNHLDLPAIEQLESAMDSYAGTLLLVTHDRRMSDAVRVGRRLEVAAGKVTER; from the coding sequence ATGACTGCCACCCTCGTCGCCAAGAACCTCGCCGCCGGACACGGCGACCGCTCCCTCTTCGCCGGGCTCGACCTCGTCGTCGCGCCCGGCGACGTGATCGGACTGGTCGGCGCGAACGGCGCGGGAAAGTCCACACTGCTGCGCATGCTCGCCGGGCTCACCCCGCCCGAACAGGGCGAACTGCGCTGCTCCCCGCCGACCGCGGCCGTCGGCCACCTGCCGCAGGAGCCGGAGCGCCGGCCCGGGGAGACGGTCCGGGAGTTCCTGGCCCGCCGCACCGGCGTCGCCGAGGCGCAACGCGTGATGGACGAGGCGACCCAGGCCCTGGTCGACTCCGCGCCCGGCGCCGACGACGCCTACGCGGCGAGCCTGGAACGCTGGCTGGACCTCGGCGGAGCCGACCTGGAGGAGCGCGCCGAGGAGGTCGCCGACTCCCTCGGCCTCGCCGTCGGCCTGGACCAGCCGATGACCTCCCTCTCCGGCGGCCAGGCGGCCCGCGCCGGCCTCGCCTCCCTGCTGCTGTCCCGCTACGACGTCTTCCTCCTCGACGAGCCCACCAACGACCTCGACCTGGACGGCCTGGAGCGCCTGGAACGCTTCGTCACCGGCCTGCGCGCGGGCACGGTCGTCGTCAGCCACGACCGCGAGTTCCTCACCCGCACCGTCACCAAGGTCCTCGAACTCGACCTCGCCCAGCGGCAGATCAACCTCTACGGCGGCGGCTACGAGGCCTACCTGGAGGAACGGGACGTGGCCCGCCGGCACGCCCGCGAGGAGTTCGAGGAGTACGCCGACAAGCGGGCCGCCCTGCAGGACCGCGCGCAGATGCAGCGCTCCTGGATGGACAAGGGCGTGAAGAACGCCCGGCGCAAGGCCGGCAACGACAACGACAAGATCGGCCGCAAGTTCCGCAGCGAGGCCAGCGAGAAGCAGGCCGCGAAGGCGCGGCAGACCCAGCGCATGATCGAGCGCCTGGAGGTCGTCGAGGAGCCGCGCAAGGAGTGGGAGCTGCGCATGGAGATCGCGGCGGCCCCGCGGTCCGGCGCCGTCGTCGCCACGCTCCGGGACGCCGAGGTACGGCGCGGCGACTTCACCTTCGGACCGGTCTCGCTGCAGATCGACTGGGCGGACCGGGTCGCGGTGACCGGTGCGAACGGGGCCGGCAAGTCCACGCTGCTCGGCGCGCTGCTCGGCCGGGTCCCGCTGGACGCCGGGCACGCGGCCCTCGGCCCGGGTGTGGTCGTCGGCGAGGTCGACCAGGCCCGCGGGCTGTTCTTCGGCGGCGAGTCGCTGCTGGACGCGTTCCAGGCGGCGGTGCCCGATACCGAGCCGGCCGAGGTGCGGACGCTGCTCGCCAAGTTCGGGCTGAAGGCGGCGCATGTGCTGCGGCCGGCGGCGACGCTGTCGCCGGGGGAGCGGACCCGCGCCGCGCTGGCGTTGCTTCAGGGGCGGGGCGTGAATCTGCTGGTGCTGGACGAGCCGACGAACCATTTGGACCTGCCGGCCATCGAGCAACTGGAGTCGGCGATGGATTCTTATGCGGGGACGTTGTTGCTGGTGACGCATGATCGGCGGATGTCGGACGCGGTGCGGGTCGGCCGACGGCTGGAGGTTGCGGCGGGGAAAGTCACCGAGCGGTGA
- a CDS encoding amino acid permease produces the protein MSKDAVPSAPVAARPEAARTPADAGDAGYSKDLKARHINMIAIGGAIGTGLFLGAGGRLHTAGPAFAVAYLVCGVFAFFVVRALGELVLYRPSSGSFVSYAREFLGEKGAYVAGWMYFLNWSTTGIADITAIALYTHYWSMFTSIPQWVLALIALAVVLAVNLISVKIFGEMEFWFSIVKVATLVAFMLIGIFLLATQHQVDGQTPGISVISDHGGLLPHGAMPAVLVMQGVIFAYAALELVGVAAGETAEPEKVVPRAVNSIMWRVGLFYVGSVVLLALLLPGSVYSADESPFVTVLSKIGIPAAGDVMNLVVLTAAMSSLNSGLYSTGRILRSMAMAGSAPKFTARMNRSQVPYGGILLTCGVCVLGVGLNYLVPSQAFEIVLNVASLGIVSTWVIIMICHLVFVRRARAGLVARPSFQLKFSPVTEIATIAFLLACLGMMWNDPDVGRKTLYLVPLLAALLIAGWFAVRRRVATHTDEELARLTK, from the coding sequence GTGAGCAAGGACGCCGTGCCCTCGGCACCGGTCGCCGCCCGCCCCGAGGCGGCCCGAACGCCCGCCGACGCGGGCGACGCCGGCTACAGCAAGGACCTCAAGGCCCGCCACATCAACATGATCGCCATCGGCGGCGCCATCGGCACCGGCCTCTTCCTCGGCGCCGGCGGCCGCCTGCACACCGCGGGACCGGCGTTCGCGGTGGCCTACCTGGTCTGCGGGGTCTTCGCCTTCTTCGTCGTACGGGCGCTGGGCGAGCTGGTCCTCTACCGCCCCTCCTCCGGGTCCTTCGTGAGCTACGCGCGCGAGTTCCTCGGCGAGAAGGGCGCGTACGTCGCCGGTTGGATGTACTTCCTGAACTGGTCGACCACCGGTATCGCCGACATCACCGCGATCGCGCTGTACACGCACTACTGGAGCATGTTCACGTCCATCCCGCAGTGGGTGCTGGCGCTGATCGCCCTGGCGGTCGTGCTCGCCGTGAACCTGATCTCGGTGAAGATCTTCGGCGAGATGGAGTTCTGGTTCTCCATCGTCAAGGTGGCCACGCTCGTCGCCTTCATGCTGATCGGCATCTTCCTGCTGGCCACGCAGCACCAGGTCGACGGGCAGACGCCCGGCATCAGTGTGATCAGCGACCACGGCGGCCTCCTGCCGCACGGCGCGATGCCCGCCGTGCTCGTCATGCAGGGCGTGATCTTCGCGTACGCCGCGCTGGAACTGGTCGGCGTCGCCGCCGGCGAGACCGCCGAGCCGGAGAAGGTCGTCCCGCGCGCGGTGAACTCGATCATGTGGCGGGTGGGCCTGTTCTACGTCGGCTCCGTCGTGCTGCTCGCCCTGCTGCTGCCCGGGTCGGTGTACTCGGCCGACGAGAGCCCGTTCGTGACGGTGCTGTCGAAGATCGGCATCCCGGCGGCCGGTGACGTGATGAACCTGGTCGTGCTGACCGCGGCCATGTCCTCCCTGAACTCCGGGCTGTACTCCACGGGCCGCATCCTGCGCTCGATGGCGATGGCCGGCTCCGCGCCGAAGTTCACCGCCCGCATGAACCGCAGCCAGGTCCCCTACGGCGGCATCCTGCTGACCTGCGGCGTCTGTGTGCTCGGCGTCGGCCTCAACTACCTGGTGCCCAGCCAGGCCTTCGAGATCGTGCTGAACGTGGCCTCCCTCGGCATCGTCAGCACCTGGGTGATCATCATGATCTGCCACCTGGTCTTCGTCCGCCGCGCGCGCGCCGGCCTCGTCGCCCGCCCGTCCTTCCAGCTGAAGTTCAGCCCCGTCACCGAAATCGCCACGATCGCCTTCCTCCTGGCCTGCCTCGGCATGATGTGGAACGACCCCGACGTCGGCCGCAAGACCCTCTACCTCGTCCCCCTCCTCGCCGCCCTCCTCATCGCCGGCTGGTTCGCCGTCCGCCGCCGAGTCGCCACCCACACCGACGAGGAACTCGCCCGACTGACGAAGTAG
- a CDS encoding Xaa-Pro dipeptidyl-peptidase: protein MPIRTRFTIWRTLATAAVATLTAALLTPAAAVAQAAPRESRPVYSYAHAVRESVWVDTGLDEDRDGRTDRVAADIVRPAEPARQGRRVPVIMDASPYYSCCGRGNESQVKTYDAHGRIVQMPLFYDNYFVPRGYAVVGVDLAGTNRSDGCVDVGGRSDTRSAKAVIDWLNGRATAYTTRTGRKTVRATWTNGRTGMIGKSWDGTIANGVAATGVRGLKTIVPISAISSWYDYYFAQGAALYDGGPDELAGYVQSDAAQAHCAAVRKELADGSPPSGDWTPLWTARDYVKDAAKVRASVFAVQGMQDLNVRTKHLGQWWDALARHGVRRKIWLSQTGHVDPFDYRRGAWVDTLHRWFDHELLGYDNGIDRAPMADIERHPDHWVTSRAWPPHGTRTTTLHPAPGSRPGVGTLGARPAATGTATFTDDPRHGETDWAAHLTTPTPDKAGFLTAPLARDLRLSGSGRVTVRVTPTTATAHLTAVLVDLGPDTIRDYADADEGITTLTHRSCWGASTAGDSACFKDTEAKTTAVDYTVFSRGWADLGHHASLSKGVPLTPGRAYTMTLDLAATDHVVPRGHRLALVIAGTDRNLIDPPSTRPTLTLDLSRTTARLPLVGGAPALTHALPATAPAAPAAPEPGPPTGVRAPRGAQTVPAP from the coding sequence ATGCCGATACGCACGCGCTTCACGATCTGGAGAACGCTCGCGACCGCGGCCGTCGCCACCCTGACCGCCGCCCTCCTCACCCCGGCCGCCGCCGTCGCACAGGCCGCGCCCCGCGAAAGCCGGCCGGTGTACTCCTACGCGCACGCCGTCCGCGAGTCCGTCTGGGTCGACACCGGGCTCGACGAGGACCGCGACGGGCGGACCGACCGCGTCGCCGCCGACATCGTCCGGCCCGCCGAACCCGCCCGGCAGGGCCGCAGGGTGCCGGTGATCATGGACGCCAGCCCGTACTACTCCTGCTGCGGGCGCGGCAACGAGAGCCAGGTCAAGACGTACGACGCGCACGGCCGCATCGTCCAAATGCCGCTGTTCTACGACAACTACTTCGTGCCCCGCGGCTACGCCGTCGTCGGCGTCGACCTCGCCGGCACCAACCGCTCCGACGGCTGCGTCGACGTCGGCGGCCGCTCCGACACCCGGTCCGCGAAAGCCGTCATCGACTGGCTGAACGGCCGTGCCACCGCCTACACCACCCGCACCGGCCGGAAGACCGTCAGGGCGACCTGGACCAACGGCAGGACCGGCATGATCGGCAAGAGCTGGGACGGCACCATCGCCAACGGCGTCGCGGCCACCGGCGTCCGAGGACTGAAGACCATCGTCCCGATCAGCGCGATCTCCTCCTGGTACGACTACTACTTCGCCCAGGGCGCCGCCCTGTACGACGGCGGCCCCGACGAACTGGCCGGATACGTGCAGAGCGACGCGGCGCAGGCCCACTGCGCCGCCGTACGGAAGGAACTCGCCGACGGCAGCCCGCCCAGCGGCGACTGGACCCCGCTGTGGACCGCGCGCGACTACGTCAAGGACGCGGCCAAGGTGCGGGCCAGCGTGTTCGCCGTGCAGGGCATGCAGGATCTCAACGTCCGCACCAAGCACCTCGGGCAGTGGTGGGACGCGCTGGCCCGGCACGGCGTCCGGCGCAAGATCTGGCTGTCCCAGACCGGCCACGTCGACCCCTTCGACTACCGCCGCGGCGCCTGGGTCGACACCCTGCACCGCTGGTTCGACCACGAACTCCTCGGCTACGACAACGGGATCGACCGCGCGCCGATGGCCGACATCGAACGCCACCCCGACCACTGGGTCACCTCCCGGGCCTGGCCGCCCCACGGCACCCGGACCACCACCCTGCACCCCGCCCCCGGCAGCCGGCCCGGCGTCGGCACCCTCGGCGCGCGCCCGGCGGCCACCGGGACCGCGACCTTCACCGACGACCCCCGGCACGGCGAGACCGACTGGGCCGCCCACCTGACCACCCCCACCCCCGACAAGGCCGGATTCCTCACCGCCCCGCTCGCCCGGGACCTGCGCCTGTCCGGCTCGGGCCGCGTCACCGTGCGGGTCACCCCGACCACCGCCACGGCCCACCTGACCGCCGTCCTGGTGGACCTCGGCCCGGACACCATCCGGGACTACGCCGACGCCGACGAGGGCATCACCACCCTCACCCACCGCAGCTGCTGGGGCGCGAGCACCGCCGGGGACAGCGCCTGCTTCAAGGACACCGAGGCGAAGACGACCGCCGTCGACTACACCGTGTTCAGCCGCGGCTGGGCCGACCTCGGTCATCACGCCTCGCTGAGCAAGGGCGTCCCGCTCACCCCCGGCCGGGCGTACACGATGACCCTCGACCTCGCGGCCACCGACCACGTGGTCCCCCGGGGACACCGGCTGGCCCTCGTCATCGCCGGAACCGACCGGAACCTCATCGACCCGCCGTCCACCCGGCCCACCCTGACGCTGGACCTGTCCCGTACGACGGCCCGGCTCCCGCTCGTCGGCGGCGCACCCGCCCTCACCCACGCGCTCCCGGCCACGGCACCCGCCGCCCCCGCCGCACCCGAACCGGGTCCGCCGACCGGAGTCCGGGCACCCCGGGGCGCCCAGACGGTCCCGGCCCCCTGA